In Brassica napus cultivar Da-Ae chromosome A3, Da-Ae, whole genome shotgun sequence, the sequence TGCCTCGTTTCCTCTTTCTctatatctctttttttttttctataatatgtaatgttaaataatatattattgtattatattctATTTACGAAACATGGAGtagaattataattattatattttttcttttgctctttctctctctcttcccccATTCTCCCCTTCTATTTCTCCCTCCCTCCccccctccctctctctctctcatataTAGTTTTTCACATACCATACTATATGGTCATCAAATAtagaataacattttttttctaatttgtaTTATAACAATCAAATATGCTTTTCATATGCTATAACATACATTTAAGCATTTATTTTACAACaattatgttttttcatattagACATTGTGTTTACTTTActgaatattacaaataaataataccCAGAAACTAAATTcttttttatagttatatttttttttcaaatgatcTATTCTATATTGACATTGTAAATAGAATAGTATCTAACTGTTATGTGACATACAAACGCTCACGCGCTACAGAAGAGTCTAACGACACACTTTCCAAACCatgtgtatatttttaattcttttctcAATATGGTTATACCACAAATTCTCCCTAATCTTAACTTCGTCCTCATTTTTACTGTTTCacggaaaatttgatttttgtataATCGCTTTATTTCTATTTAACAGAACGAAATAAATAAGTTTCTATCTTGATTTagacagttaaaaaaaaatataaatagaagtTTCTTACTTGAATTCTTGATCCATCAACATAAGttataaaatccaaaatacTATAGTGAAGAACTGGTTAGACATAAAGTGGACAATTATGGGGCATTGTAGGCTAACATTGGGCATTTAGGTCAAATGTATTAGGCCCAAATTCATAATTTATGCTTATCAATATGTCTTCCTTTCGAGGGTAAATTCCCAAATTCAGATCTTAGTATTGATGTGTTCTCATGTTTTCTTATTTCTAGGATAACTTATTTAAAGCTGTTTCATAGTGTGTAGTGTGTACTCGTGTTTTAAGATAACAGTTTAGTTTGATTTCTTCTCCATTATCCCGTCTCCAAAacattattaaaactaatttaatcATTAGTTTGCTTATAAttacatttaaataattatattaatatagtaCAATTAAACATAACAGCACTAGAGTAGATCAATAAAACCCATCATaagtaaacaaataaataaaaattggcAATGTCGAAGATGACATAAGAAAACTCCACAAATTGATAATAATAGAAATAATTATAAGGTGGGTCGAAGTACACAACATGCACGTGTATTCCCCATGGACATGTTTCGTCTTTCGTGCATGGCATTGTCCTTACTATGGCCGCAATAAATTTCAATCCGTTCTCATCACCACCCACCAAATTATACTCTTTTAATATCATATACTAGATACATAATACTTGCTACATATCTACACTTATATTATTGTATTGCATCGTCGGTTGAAGTAAAACATGCAGTTTCTTCGTCATCATAGAAATCGATAACAATTATTTATGCTATACATGAAAATTTGGCGATGACAAATAGACAATAACAAATTCTTGAAAACGGATACAGATCAAATTTCTAGAGCATAAAACAAGAAACTCGATAGAGATTTAACTAACTTAGACCACATGAGTAGGAACAATATTAGTTTACATATAATCCATACACATATAAATGAAATCATATCTCAAGTTGCGTTTGGCTCTAGTActataaataaaagagaaagGGACAACCTAACCAACGCTTATAATTTGACAtgacaaaatatacaaaataattagaAACTCTCATCTTTGAGCCATCACTAGCTGTACGTATGGCTCTTTCTGCCTTACCCACCAATATTGTTTGCTTCTCTTCTTTGctattttccaaaatatatttgtttgctTATCTGCCTCCTTTTGCCCAAACACTTTCGTTCTTTTCAAGGATCTATTATCTAATGATCTTCAACTGGGATATGAGAGGTTCTCTCGACGGGAGCCACTCGAATCGGAAGCCTCCGCTTCATCTTAACGGTTGGAAATGACACGATCTTGTCTTCCTCGGCTGTCCAGCTACAAGTATATCattacaaatatatagtttCATCATCAGAATATATAGTAAAATGGTATAATCAAAACACATATATAGTACGTTTTGGTAAGAACGTAATTCTTTTTGTCGTCCACGACTTATACAGTTATACACGTTACTGTATTTAAACATGGGATGTGACATGACACTAGCACAAACCACAAAAGTTACATGAGGAATTGATTTATTGCGAAACacttgaaaatttgaagacatTATCGGTTTACCTGTATCGGGTTACGAGTTGGTGAAGAAAGATGGCGATTTCGAGCTTCGATAGTTCTAAACCAGGACATAGCCTTTGTCCACCACCAAAGGGTGTGAAGCAAACATTACTGTTTGCCGATCCATTAATTCTCTGCTTAAGAAGATAAGTATTAGTAGGTGACATTCGTCGAACAACTAACTCATgatgtttataaattataaggACATTAATGAGAGGAAATAGTCACGCACGTCCCATCTCCACGGATCGAATTGATAGGGATTCTCATAAATGTCTTCATCCATGTGAACCGATATGAATGATGCCAATACACACCATCCTTTTGGTATTAAGTAACCTGCCATTCACCCACCGGAATTTATACTATATGGTTATTCCAAAATCAGTGTTATCTACTAAATAGATCTAGTCCAAATAAGATAAGCATGTCGCTGcatttgatttgatttcatTTCAATTAAATGAAATACCTAATGGGTGATTTTATATAATGGTAACTGAACCTAATTACCTTTAATTTCTACATCTTTGAGAGCCTTCCTCCACACACCGTTAATGATATTAGCCATTCTCAACGTCTCATTGATCACCTGTTTGTGTTTCGAAAAGGGAaacaagaaattaaaatttagaaaacaagAAGATTAACCTTTTGATCAACTTCATTGGTACTTTTCTATAGATAATCAGTAGTAgtaatttatacaaaaaatgGTAACGTATTTTAATTAATGAAACTCACATTTTGAGTAAAAGAGAGAGACATATAGTCTGACCAGTTATATTCTTCTCCCGACTCCAATTTCCGCCTCTTCACATCCATATTCTCCTCCTtcaattaattaaaaagaaattaatcaaaaaataaaagctTGAAACATCGacaaaattaacaaacaaatctaaaacaactttaacaacaaaaaaatctgataaaatattgaaaaggAAAGCTAACGCGTTTTGATTGAAACATTAATGAGAGAGTTGAAAACAAAGCGTTTTCCGTGACGCGAACGCTGTTTTGACACAATTCGTACAGACAGGCGTTAACTCAAATCGTCCTCTTCTGACAGCCATCCACTCCACTCTTTTTCAATCCTACGGTTAATATACTCTCACGTGTCTATTCCCTTCCACACGTGCGTGTGATCGTGTGTCTCGTCGAGAAGACTTTCGATAGTGACTTGACACGGACACAAGTCAAAACTCTTTTCTCTGGCCACACTGGCCCACACTATAATTCCCTCTCTAAAACTAAATCTTAGCCGTTAAAATCTCCTCAAATCGAATCTACGGTTCACATACGTCGGCAATTTGCATACAGAGACACACACGTGTGGGTGCTGTGTAAGTTTGTATATTAATACATACCACGAGTTTGGCTAGAGCGACGGGATTGTCACTTAGGAATTTGACAGCCAAGGTCATTGCCGTAGGCATCGTTTCCTCCCCGGGTATCATCATCTCTACGATCTTCCCGCTGACGAAATCCAACGGCTGAGATTGCTTATCTGAAGAAGCACCGTCACTAACGTCTCTTAGTAGCACATCCACTGCGTCATTCGCTGGAGAGTTCTTCCTCTCCGCAGTTGCCACTTGCCTCTCCTTCACAACCTTCTTAACTATCTTAATCAGCCTCTCTTTCGCCTGCATGATTAATTAGTtcaagataaataaatattaaaccctagCAAGTTACAAGCGAATATGactaacaaaataacaaaaatgtacGATTCAGTGATATACTCAGACCTTTAGGGATTTATAAAGTCTAGTTCCAGGGAAGTTGATGGGAATACAAATCAAACCCTTGATGAATTCTTCGAACTCAAGCTTGAGAATTTCTAAATCTTCACCACGGGATATGCTCATCAACAGTTTTACTAATATCTCAAACGTCATCtacgaaaaataaaacattatatagaAACATATATACTTAAACTCAGATAAACATAACATGTAATCTACAACATGTTACATGTgtgaattgtaaaaaaaaaatattaatctgagtcttgtaagaatacctttttGATCTCGTCTTGGACATGAACCACGGGAAGCTGAGCCCAAGAATCTAAAGTGAGACCAACCGAGGCCTCAATGTCTCGAGTGATCCTCTCCTTGAGGTGAGGAGATCTAAAGAATGCGCCAATGATCGTGTGTAGCCTCTTTTGATGAGGTCCATTGATGCTGAGAATAGAGTTTTCTCCAAGTAGTTCGGTGATTGACTTAGGGTATGCAGGGACGAATGTGTTGCCATGGTTTTGGAGCACCACTTTGTTAACCTCTGCATCGGTTGATATTATGATTGGTGTCCCTATTATGTTCGTCTTGAACACCTTCCCGTACCTATATATATGGTTCACATGTAGAAAGATTTCGGTAAGAATTACTCATATGATATAACTagttaaaccaataaaaacaaaatgcaTCCTCTCCCACATCACTTGGTATGAACACTTTACGCGTTAAAAGTCAcatgaaatattattaatttttagttaCTGGTTGAAATATAGAATGGATATAAATACCTATGATTTTCTTGTTTGAAAAGATTTCtcgaaaactaaaaaaaaaaactgaacgaGATAAATGTATGAGTGGTAAGAAACTAATTCTTGGTTTCTATATATTTAGCAGGTATTCGTTGGTAAATCACTGGGAACTTTTTGTTTGTCAGTAAGAGTGTAAGGTATTTTTTAACACTGAAAATTCATTAATATTCATCAAAAGATTCAAGAGCAGGATACATATCTTTGAAGGTATTGAAGAGGTATTTGAGGACATATCTTTGAAAGTTTATCAGTATGcagaaaataataatgaataGCAGAAGAGCACAACATAGATGTTTAGTttgtaatatattataataataacaaaggaaaataatatataaaacagaATAGATAAAGATGACACATGAAATGAAGTGAACTCAATCATAAAAAAAGAACAAGATCCTCTGCTAAAACTATTTTGCTGCTGTATATGGCCAAGAAGATGAAGACAGGTTGGTTTTGTCAGTCTTTTTATAATCTTTCAAATTATGTTATGTCCAAAAGTTTTAATTTATCTATTCGCACCCAAAGAGTTACTTGTATATAACAAATTCATTATCACTATTACACTATATGATCCCCTGTAACTTTTTCATCTTCCTAGAAATGAGATAAATCGATTGTAATTCAGTGGAGTTAATTAggtgttttcattttttatttaattcgaATAAATTGGTGTACATtggaaaattgatttataagaatatacaaAAAGGAGAGAATCTTCACGAATCTAAATTCATAATGAAGCATTTAACtcagtatttaaaaaaaaacactggaCTGATTACGCAGACAACACACATTTTGAATAGTCtatgaatcatttttttttctttttgaaatcgtgtttaaagaggtttaatccaattctatttttaaaaataaaaaattaaaggacTTGTTaggaaaaattatttaagaaaatctGGTTGAAGGAATTAAAAGAAAAGGACTTACAAAGACTTTCGTTTGTCCATGAAGGTAACAGGCCTAGAAGAATATCCACAAGCAATAAAGGCTAGGGTTTCTCCGATCACCGGCCATCCTAAGCTTCCCTTCGGAATCATACCCTTCTTCGTCCctttctcttgttcttcatcttcatctcttGTTTTCCATTTTGTTAAACGAATCCAGAGCCGTGAACGGAGAATAATTCCGGCCGTCAAAACCAAGAAACCAACGACCCAATAATCCATAAAATAAGATGGCCCAAAAAGATTACCGGAAAAGACTTGGATTATCGGAAAATACATAAACACGCACCAAAAGAAGCTAACCACGCCAAAGCACATGAAGCTATTGCACATGTATTGCGAATATAGCAaaagaaatatgaaaaaaaGGAGTAGATGATAGAGAATTAGGTTTCTCAAATCTCAAAGGCCATGCAtgaagagaaagtgagagaaaCAAATATTTGTAGAGCTAAAGGTATGGTAATGTCATTTTCAATGGGTGCCGAAACAGAGgaacaaatgatataaaatCCACTTTAAACCGCttacatagaatttttttgTCAAGCTGTATATATCATTGTCTAAtaagtatatttaaaataacaacTAAAACAGTCAATCACTAAATATAATACTATGCAACTTTAAAAACAACCAAAACAGTTATTACTATTAATAATTGAAGTAACAATATCTACTTATTTATTGCtgtttgattaaattattaaacGTTCGCTTATAGTTTATgttgaattttgaatttcacATATTTTGCTTTTGCTTTCTCGTATAAATGGTATAAAAACCACTAACTGAATCGTTACCACACAAATTGTTACTTAAAACATAACATATCAACAAAATCATTTTAAGAAACTttctaataaataatttaaaatagaaaatttataaagaCGACGTGCATGTATTTTAACTAGAGGAACCAGTTTTGTATTTCACAATTGGGTATTTACAATTGTAAAAAGTGTGATAATATCTAGAATAATTATTATCtgtcataaatttaaaatatagctaTTGTGATTGAAAAGGATATTTCAACATTTAGATTACAGTTTAGATC encodes:
- the LOC106451959 gene encoding 3-epi-6-deoxocathasterone 23-monooxygenase CYP90C1, giving the protein MCNSFMCFGVVSFFWCVFMYFPIIQVFSGNLFGPSYFMDYWVVGFLVLTAGIILRSRLWIRLTKWKTRDEDEEQEKGTKKGMIPKGSLGWPVIGETLAFIACGYSSRPVTFMDKRKSLYGKVFKTNIIGTPIIISTDAEVNKVVLQNHGNTFVPAYPKSITELLGENSILSINGPHQKRLHTIIGAFFRSPHLKERITRDIEASVGLTLDSWAQLPVVHVQDEIKKMTFEILVKLLMSISRGEDLEILKLEFEEFIKGLICIPINFPGTRLYKSLKAKERLIKIVKKVVKERQVATAERKNSPANDAVDVLLRDVSDGASSDKQSQPLDFVSGKIVEMMIPGEETMPTAMTLAVKFLSDNPVALAKLVEENMDVKRRKLESGEEYNWSDYMSLSFTQNVINETLRMANIINGVWRKALKDVEIKGYLIPKGWCVLASFISVHMDEDIYENPYQFDPWRWDRINGSANSNVCFTPFGGGQRLCPGLELSKLEIAIFLHQLVTRYSWTAEEDKIVSFPTVKMKRRLPIRVAPVERTSHIPVEDH